A segment of the Oncorhynchus clarkii lewisi isolate Uvic-CL-2024 chromosome 11, UVic_Ocla_1.0, whole genome shotgun sequence genome:
tagcggttaagagcattggggcagtaaccgaaaggttgctggttccaatccccaagctgactagaTGAagaatctgtcaatgtgcccttgagcaaggcacttaaccctaattgctcctgtaagacgctctggataagagtgtctgctaaatgatgcgcaaattaacttttaacaaggcacacctgttaatttaaatgaatacctcgtgaagctggttgagagaatgccaagagtattcaaagctgtcatcaaggcaaagggtggctacatttactactattattctacaataaagAATATAGAAAAACTcttgagtaggtgtccaaatttttgactggtactgtaaatgacTTATGGATTCAttttgaaatggcaccctattccctatatagtgcactcctttttgACCAAagccaaatgtagtgcactatataggaaatagggcgcCATTTTGGATGTAACCTTAGACCACTGAAACTGTAGGTAGTCTGTGTGTTTCCCAAAGCTGTACAGCCTGGCCCTGTGGCGAGTCCGAGTCGAAGGCCCTACCTTCAGCCTCCTCAGTGGGCTCCTGTGGCTGGGTGGAGTTGCCTCCTCCACCTTCCAGTATGGCTGACACGTCTGCTGAAATGTGGAACTCAATCTTCTTCTGTCCACAAGGCTGGGGCTGCTCAAACACATCTGATGGCTGCAAGATGGGCCCTGGAGCACTGAGACCACAAGAAAGCTAAAATACACACTAAACACCAGGGTCTGGTACAAGAAAGCTAAAATACCCCACTAAACACCAGGGTCTGGTACAAGAAAGCTAAAATACCCCACTAAACATCAGGGTCTGGTACAAGAAAGCTAAAATACCCCACTAAACATCAGGGTCTGGTACAAGAAAGCTAACATACCCCACTAAACACCAGGGTCTGGCACTGGGCACAGTAAACTGTATTTATCTGTGAATCTAGCTAGTTTATCTTTTTTTCTGGTCAGCTTGATATTTCCCAGGCCACTGAGTAGACTTAGGGAACATTTTAGGGTGCGTTTGTTGTATTTCTACTCTCTTCAAACTGAGTTTGTGGTCTGATCTATTTTGGGGTTACACAAGGTGCAGGCAGATATCCAATATGCAGTCAAAGCCACATTGGCGGACTATTACGAGTGAGAAATAAATCCTTCACAGCTAGTTGTGTTGTCTGGCCCTTCAGACAGACAACCCTGTACCTTTCAAACAgaaaactgcatattttaaagTTGAGAATAGATTAAGAAGAAAAGGGAGCGGGTTGATGTGCATGAGCGGCTGGGTACCTCTGAGATTCGGGCTTGGGGACAAAGAGAAGGTCCTTGAACTTGGGTTTCTTTCTCTTGGAGGACACTTTAGTTCTCAGAGGTCTCTTGCATGCTTGGTTGACCAGACCCATCAGGCGAATCATCCTGGAGAAGAAATCAACAAAAGAAAATAAAGGCAGCCTAGACATTCATGCCACTGTGCAAATGATGACTGCTCTAGAAATGGCACAGGGGAAATAGTGGTATACTGTGAAATATTGTCAGAATAATGTGACTCAACATTCATTGCAACAACCCATTTGGATATGCTCGAGCAAATTCCTAGCGGTGAAGAAAAAAACCACAGGTACAACACAAAAACGCCAAAATCTCATCTCTCTTGTAATCATTTGGCTTGAGACCAAAATACATTGACGGGGGCAGCCTCTAAACTGACTTTATTGGTTGAAATTTCAATCAATCGCCAATAAAGTAGTGTGATTGGTCCCTCACCTCTCTTTGTCCTCGTCATCTCCACTCTCATACTCAGACCCCTCCTCGCTGGAGAGGTCCATCTCATCTGCTGGTAAGGGGGGGTAGTGGGGAGGATAGGGGGGCGGCATTGGTGGAGGGGGGGCAGGATGCATCTCATACtaagggtagaaagagagagtataTTCATTGAGGCCTGCATTTACAAGACCTGCTACAGTACACAATCTTTCATACAATCACACACAAAATTGTAACACTAGTCTACATCCACAGATGGGATTGAAATCTAACTagtgtataatatacaggtatTGGACAATCTAGTCTAGTTGTGACAATAATCTGGGTCTTTCGGAGTATGGTTCCTGTAATCTAGCTATTGAACAATCTATAGATTATTAATCTGTGTTCTAGAATATGAAATGAAGCTAGTATATAATCTACTAatctgtgtgttggagtgtgatcCGGTAATCTCACCATCGGAGGTCTTGCTGTGATGGGGCCGAACGGAGACGGTAGGTTCATCTTGTTCATCAGGTGAAGGACCTGTTGGATGacaacacactgtactgtagcaCCCAGACTACAATGCTCCACTTCTTAAAGGCTTAGCTAGCTGAAGCTCTGAATCAAATGATTTATTGTAAAACGTCTGGGCGGATTGGCGTGACTGTGCTAatatcacaaacacacactagcaaCCAGGCCCCCAGTGTCCGGTCTGGAGCGCGAAGTCACAAGCTCTGCTAGGCGGCTAATGCGTAAATTATGATCGCCAGATCGGCCCCCCAAAAATGTGGGCTGCCGTTTTGGATTTTAAAGTTTGTTTATTATGATCAAGTTCAATCCCCACACTGAATTATTTGAACGTTCGGGACAAATTTAAATATTTTATGAAACAGTGATCCATTGCATCATACATGCTGACACAAACAAATCACGGGTGAGTAGGCTTCGAGGAGGCTATAGTTGACCCTCTGTCAGGATGAAACAATTACATCGACCATGATCCTTTGCTAGTTATGACCACTTTCACCATGATCCTTAGAGATTTTTTGGTGCCATTCAGCAATATGGCacaattcaaattgaaatacttCTGGCTTCATGCGCCAACGGGAGTTTTCAATAGGAATACGTGGATGACATCAGCACTAGagatcgaccgattaatcggcatggccaattaattagggtcgatttcaagttttcataacaatcggtaatctgcctttttggaatgccgattatggccgattacattgcaatccacgaggagactgcgtgggcAGGCTGACCACcggttacgcgagtgcagcatcaaaagAACCTTGTgccagcaaggagccaaggtaagttgctagctagcattaaacttaccttataaaaaacaatcttcacataatcactagttaactacacatggttgatgatattactaggttaactagcttgttctgtgttgcatataatcaatacagtgcctgttaatttatcatcgaatcgcAGCCTACTTCAACtacgccaaacgggtgatgatttaacaaaagcgtattcgcgaaaaaagcacattCGTTGCaataatgtacctaaccataaacatcaatgcctttcttaaaatcaatacacacgTATAATCTTTAAACCTGCATatgtagttaaaagaaattcaagttagcaggcaatattaactagggaaatggtgtcacttctcatacgttcagtgcaagcagagtcagggtatatgcagcagtttgggccgcctggcttgttgcgaactgTTGAACggccatttattcctaacaaagactgtaattaatttgccagaattttacataattatgacataacattgaaggttgtgcaatgtaacagcaaaaTGTAGACTTAGGGCTGCCACCTGTTcaataaaatacggaacagttccgtatttcactgaaagaataaacgttttgttttcaaaatgaaagtttccggatttgaccatattaatgaccaaaggctcatttttctgtgtgtttattatcctataattaagtatatgatttgatatagcagtctgactgagtggtggaaggcagcagcaggctcgcaagcattcattcaaacagcagctcttaacaatgcttgaagcacagccctgtttatgacttcaagcctatcaactcccgagattaggctggcaatactaaagtgcctataagaacatccaatagtcaaaggtatatgaaatagaaatggtatagagagaaatagtcctataataactacaacctaaaacgtcttaactgggaatattgaagactcatgttctgagcaaggaacttaaacgttagcttttttacatgacagatatttcacttttacttttttttacggtttactttttttttttttaactgtttttgcattatttaaaccaaattgaatgtttcactatttatttgagactaaattgattttatttatgtattatattaagttaaaataaaagtgttcattcagtattattgtaattgtcattattacatatgcaaacatacatatacacacatacatatatatattttaaaaattgtCAGATTTATCGGTATCGgcattttttggtcctccaataatcggtactggcattgaaaaatcataatcggtcgacctctaatcagcATTATCACCATCTACTGGTTTTGACATCTATGctagcaacacaaacacactgtcattGTGACCTCAGCTCCATATGCAACACAGATTGCAAGGAGAGCATATGTCTGCAACATTTACCCATGGAACTATACAGTGGGTGAGGTACTGATTGAGGAGAGTGCCTGCATTGTTAGGACAATGGCCTGCTCTTCCACAACACACTAGCGCCACCAAGAGACCATTATGAGCTACTGCAAATGTGAATAGTTCCCACAGAGTAAGAAGGGCAGCCCAGCAGCATGGAGGCAAATGTTAAACCCTTTACTCATGCCTCCCACTTAGTCTTAATATTAAAATTTGCAAAGCACACTCAATTGTAATTTCCAAGGCAAATGTTTTCTGTTTGATCTTTAAAGTGTGTTGGATGTGGTCAAAAGAAAACATCAGGGATAACATTTTTTATGTTCTAAGTCAATTTGGACCTCTTATAACAATATATAAATGTTATTTTGGtaacacaatttttttttctctAAGGTTAAAAGAAGGACATCTAACTGTGGAATAAATAAAATCAGCGATATGAGGAATAATATATATTTGAATAAATACATTTCCCAGCATGATTTCCGAAATAAACCAACACAGAAGGAAATATCACTTTGCAGGATGTACTCACCTGAACGTAAAAGTTTGGTACGCTCAGAAGGGCATGTGTTATGTTTGTCAGAATCCCATTCGAAGGAGGTGGATATAAATATTTCAGACTGGGATTTGATTGAAAATTCAACCTGCAGCAAATGAGGGACAGAAAAAGCAACAGGAAAGAGAATAATTAGCACATAAAACATGTCAAGCGCTACCTACAAACGTACGGTCTCCCAACACGCAAAAATAATACCAGAAACAATATATGTCTAAATAATGGGTCCGCATAAATATGTAAGCAGGCAACCGAGGTTTAGTAGCGGGCTTTGGCTGCCTTTCTCCTTAACAACCTGCACAGCATGCGCCTGAAATACACTCAATATCACACTTCCTCTTCAGGGACGTTGGGAACAGTATGCCATCTCAGCATCTATTCAAGGTCTGTTCTCGTGTAATGACTAAGGTCCGAGCTTAGGCTAGGCCCTGTTCTGTGCTGGGCCAGCCATAGAGGCTGAACCTCATTCAATTCAAAGTCTATTTACACTCAGGGTATGGGGGGCTTTTAATTTTAAAAAGCCATTACCTGCATTAAAAATTATACTTTGTAACAGAATGTGCAGGGAACATGAACTCAATGGGCCGCTTTCCTGGAATAAGCCTATTCCTGGACTACAAAACACTTTCAGTATAGGACTGAGAAACCGTCCCTAAAGCACAACTTGCTGCAAGTCTTGCTGTAGGCTTACTGGAGCTTCAAAGCCAAGTAATTACAAAAAATGACTGTACACATGCATTTCATCCAACAACGATTATGCACATACCCTCAAATAACTGACAGACAAATCAACCTCCAATGTGTGTGATGTGTAGGATAGGTGACTTCTCATAGTGGCCTGACACCTTACACCTCAGCCCTGAGTGTCTTTATCAAAGGCCACCTGGTGCCACCAACTGGCAGCGGCAGATGGCCTGCCACTGCTGATGTCACTGCCGAGCACCAAGCCACAGACCTGACCTGCCATTGCTGATGTGCTCAGCCACAGACCTGAGACCTGGGGTTATAATTGGACATGAGAATGCTGACAGCTCCTCATTGGAGATTCCGGCCGAGTCTTAGTCAGTCTCCCCCCAGGCAGCACACAGACAGCATCAGTCtcaagacacacacatgcacgcacacaattACCCGAGTTTGGGTGCAGTGCCAGTCTCTATTAGTGGTATACTCGGTTGTGTCACTTCCTTTTTCTTCTTCACATCTTTGCCATCTGTTGCACTGAGAAAAATAAAGGGTTTAATACACACTAGACAAGTTTTGCTTTACAATTGAACATATTTGACTGCCTCACCTAGTTGAAGTAAATTACCTGTCTGACACAGGTGGGTCTTTCAGCACTGTCACATGTTCCTGGTCTTTGGCAAACTCCACCACCAGGGTATGGTTGAGGATCTGTAGCTGGTGAAGCCTGCTCAGAGCCTGCAGGACAGGGGAGAGAATACAGGTTTTACTAGAACACTAATTTACATCAATATAATAATGAACTGCTACTGAAGGCAGAAACAATTAGCCTACCTTTGCTGCAGACTTTTCACTCGCAAATGTTGCAAAGGCTGTGTGTCTCTGGAGGTATAAGGATTGAATTGCATTAGCACGAGAACCGCTAAAGCAGTCATTGTGACTGTTCATGATTTTGTAGTTATTTATTACTCTGCCATTTAAGTCAATATCCacccttgacttttcctaaataagtctaAATCTTAATATCGTAAAAAGAAATGGAGCCAGAACCAGTTTGAGGAGGACAAGTCATTTTTTTGTATTGTTTTCCCCACTGCCTCTCCTTCTCTGATAATCACACCAATAATTGCCTCAAAACTGAATCTAAACTATATtagtggctatttcagccacacccgttgctaacaggtgtataacatcgagcacacagtcatgcaatctccatagacaaacactggcagt
Coding sequences within it:
- the LOC139420361 gene encoding RNA-binding region-containing protein 3 isoform X1, coding for MAGEDEELVQSRKSRTLIIRHLPADLSRDEKQDLLKYFGAVGVRVFSDKGVLRHTAFATFASEKSAAKALSRLHQLQILNHTLVVEFAKDQEHVTVLKDPPVSDSATDGKDVKKKKEVTQPSIPLIETGTAPKLGLNFQSNPSLKYLYPPPSNGILTNITHALLSVPNFYVQVLHLMNKMNLPSPFGPITARPPMYEMHPAPPPPMPPPYPPHYPPLPADEMDLSSEEGSEYESGDDEDKERMIRLMGLVNQACKRPLRTKVSSKRKKPKFKDLLFVPKPESQSAPGPILQPSDVFEQPQPCGQKKIEFHISADVSAILEGGGGNSTQPQEPTEEAEVAAEEMQATTTTEEDPGEGFGKIYPAAQASQLEEDSDEDEDVPSDVISRKELDKGRLSRDEIKRMSVYKNYEPGEPTSRLYVKNIAKSVEEKDLKYIYGRYIDVSSEAERNMFDIVLMKEGRMKGQAFVGLPSERSAEKALRDTNGYVLYDKPLVVSFARSARPKADTPDPKKGPKRTR
- the LOC139420361 gene encoding RNA-binding region-containing protein 3 isoform X2 — its product is MAGEDEELVQSRKSRTLIIRHLPADLSRDEKQDLLKYFGAVGVRVFSDKGVLRHTAFATFASEKSAAKALSRLHQLQILNHTLVVEFAKDQEHVTVLKDPPVSDSATDGKDVKKKKEVTQPSIPLIETGTAPKLGLNFQSNPSLKYLYPPPSNGILTNITHALLSVPNFYVQVLHLMNKMNLPSPFGPITARPPMYEMHPAPPPPMPPPYPPHYPPLPADEMDLSSEEGSEYESGDDEDKERMIRLMGLVNQACKRPLRTKVSSKRKKPKFKDLLFVPKPESQSAPGPILQPSDVFEQPQPCGQKKIEFHISADVSAILEGGGGNSTQPQEPTEEAEAAEEMQATTTTEEDPGEGFGKIYPAAQASQLEEDSDEDEDVPSDVISRKELDKGRLSRDEIKRMSVYKNYEPGEPTSRLYVKNIAKSVEEKDLKYIYGRYIDVSSEAERNMFDIVLMKEGRMKGQAFVGLPSERSAEKALRDTNGYVLYDKPLVVSFARSARPKADTPDPKKGPKRTR